Proteins encoded by one window of Rutidosis leptorrhynchoides isolate AG116_Rl617_1_P2 chromosome 7, CSIRO_AGI_Rlap_v1, whole genome shotgun sequence:
- the LOC139860189 gene encoding uncharacterized mitochondrial protein AtMg00810-like — protein MLVQVYVDDIIFGSTDQKMVDEFQDVMQKRFKMSSLGAINIFLGLQVDQTEKCIFLHQSKYVADILSRFKMEDERITKNPLSVNHEITPENTGRKVNPTLYRAIIGSLMYLTVSRPDIMFATCLCARYQAQPNVNRMLAAKKIMRYLKGTPSLGLWYPRKDGFDLTAFSDSDYGGCKRDFKSTLGGCQFLGSRLVSWQCKKQTAVAQSTCETEYIAVASCTSQVVWIQQ, from the coding sequence ATGTTGGTACAGGTATATGTGGACGATATCATCTTTGGGTCAACCGATCAGAAAATGGTTGATGAGTTTCAGGATGTAATGCAAAAACGATTCAAGATGAGTTCACTAGGAGCCATTAATATTTTCTTGGGGTTGCAGGTTGATCAAACAGAAAAATGCATTTTCTTACATCAATCAAAGTATGTAGCTGACATCTTGAGCCGGTTCAAGATGGAAGATGAACGAATTACCAAGAATCCTCTGTCGGTGAATCACGAGATTACACCAGAAAACACAGGACGAAAAGTCAATCCAACACTATACAGGGCTAttattggttctttaatgtatcttacGGTATCCCGCCCAGATATCATGTTCGCGACTTgtttgtgtgctcgttatcaggcacaACCGAATGTGAATCGTATGTTAGCAGCAAAAAAGATCATGCGTTATCTAAAGGGAACTCCAAGTTTGGGCTTATGGTATCCAAGAAAGGATGGGTTCGATCTAACAGCATTTAGTGATTCTGATTACGGGGGTTGTAAAAGAGATTTCAAATCAACTTTGGGTGGTTGTCAGTTTCTAGGTAGCAGGTTGGTAAGTTGGCAGTGTAAGAAACAAACGGCAGTCGCACAATCAACGTGTGAGACTGAATATATTGCAGTGGCAAGTTGCACTTCTCAGGTTGTCTGGATTCAGCAATAA